The region TGTGTTTCGTTTGTTGCGACAACATAATCATCTGCTTTGTCTTGTTGTAACATCATCCACATCATTTCGACGTAGTCTGGTGCATAACCCCAGTCACGTTTAGAATCAATGTTTCCCATTGTGATAAAGGGAAGTTTTCCCGCTTTGACAGCAGAAACACCCAGTGTGATTTTTCTAGTCACAAAGGTTTCCCCACGTCTTGGTGATTCATGATTGAATAAAATACCGTTAGATGCGTGCAAACCGTACGCTTCTCTATAATTCACAACCGCCCAATACGCATAAAGTTTAGCGACTGCATAAGGGGAACGAGGGTAAAATGGTGTTTTTTCTGTTTGTGGAACTTCTTGGACAAGGCCGTAAAGTTCCGATGTAGAAGCCTGGTAAAAACGGGATTTGATCCCTGTTTGTTTGATGGCATCCAGAATTCGTAAGGTTCCAACAGCATCCACTTCGGCAGTGTATTCAGGAACCTCAAAGGAAACCTGCACATGCGACTGGGCCGCCAAGTTGTAGATCTCAGAAGGTTGGATTTTTTCTAAAATACGATTTAAGTTAGAGGAATCTGTCATATCACCATAATGAAGGTGGAGATTTTGGTTTCCGTGCAGATGTTCAATGCGATTGCGATTGAAAAGGCTTGTTCTGCGAACGATTCCGTGGACTTCGTAGCCTTTTTGGAGCAGAAGTTCTGCCAGATAGGAACCGTCTTGGCCTGTGATTCCGGTGATGAGTGCTTTTTTCATAGATCAGAGATCAGTATTTTTAGTTTCTTTGGTAAGAAAAGGAAAAATGAGTCGGAAAGGGCAAATATTCTGAAAAAGTAGACCCGATTTCCTTTTGCTATTTCTTTCCTTTTTCCAACTGTGACATTTATTACAAAGTTTACAGTTATGTTACATAAGATTCGTAATCCATTCCCGTTGGCATCTCTCTTTTGGTGTGTCTATTCCTTCCCTCTCGCAATGGTAGCGGAAGAAAAACAAGAGCCCAAAGTAGAAACGAGTGCGAGCCAGGCAAACCCACCTGCCACCACGCAAACACCAGTGGTAACGGCTCCCGCACAATCGACACAAGCGGTGACCACTCCTGAAAACAAATCCAATTGGGAAACGGGACTCGGAAAAGGAATCAAAGCGACATCCAATGATGGTAAACACAATATCCAACTGCGGTTCCGATCCCAAGTCCAAGGAAACCAAAGTTTTCAACTGGATCCTTCTCAGGACACAACCAACTTCCTTGTCCGTCGTACACGATTACAACTGAAAGCAGGATTATTCAATGATACTTGGCTTGTGAATCTACAAATGGGTTTTGCTGAACGAGATATGGAAAGCCAAAGACGGAACACGTTACGGGATGCGAACATTGTGTACAACCAATATCGGGATGTAAAGGTTGCTTTTGGCCAAATGAAGGTTCCATTTAGTAGGCAACGTTGGAATTCATCCGGTGCCTTACAAACGGTTGATCGGTCTTCTGTTACCGCTGAATTTAATTTAGATCGTGATGTAGGAACTTATCTTTTTTCTGAAGATCTTTTTGGCAACAAACGAATGTTTGCTTATTATCTAGGTGTTTTTGGTGGACAAGGAAGAAACCGAGTCGAAAGACAAACTCCCGGTGTACTGACTGTTGCTAGATTTATATTTTCTCCCTTTGGTGGGATGTCAAAATCCGGTTCTGATAATGATTGGTTATCCGAAGGTGATTTTGCCAGATACAAAGAACCCAAGTTGTCGATTGGAGTCTCAGGCGCTTACAACAAAAATTCAGACCGTTCCCTCAGTACACATGGAACAGAATATACATTTGCAAAATTCAATTATAGTCATGCGGCCGGAGATATCTATTTCAAATGGATGGGTTTTTCCTTCCAATACGAATGGTTATGGCGAAGAGCAAACACCGCTTATGTGGAAAGAACAGTAAGCTCCGCACTTTCCAGAGAATACTCGAGAAGTGGGCAAGGCCACTTTGTTCAATTGGGATATTTGTTTACAAATAATTATGAACTTAGTTTTCGATTTGGTGAATTTCGTCCCTTGGGAGAAACCGATCCTAGTTTGAAGTACTCTAGGGAAGTGGGAGGAGCACTCTCTTATTATTTCGCAGAACACAATTTAAAATGGCAAACGGATTACTTTTATTATACAGGAACTCCAACGGCTGCGGAAGGGGATCATGTGGTTCGTACACAAATACAGGTATTCTATTAAAATGAACCAATTGATAAGAACATACATCACAATATTTTTGTTAATTTCTTTTTTAGGACAATGTAAAGCCCAAAGAGAAGATAAAATTAAAGAAACACAAAACAAGTGTTTGGAGACTATGTATTTGGCAAGTCTCAATGCAGGAAAACCAGGATTCAGCGGAACATTCCAATTTTTAGGTTCTTGTTCTGGAACTTCCAACTATTCACCATCCTGCATGGAACAGTATGCAGTGGTAAAAGAAGAGATTTCCTGCCCACTGGGATATACAAAGTCATCTACAAAATGTTCGGTGCAAAACTTGGTAGGAGTTTGCAGATACCAACCAAACGGCGATACAACCAAGGTAACAACTGTAGTTTATGTTAAGCCAAATGATACAAGTGAATCAGCCATCGCCAATTGCCAAAGTTATGGGACAGGTTCCCTATTTACGGAAACCTATCTGAACCCAGGAGACAGATCTACATCTCTCGATTCCATCCTGACCACTGCCTATCTTTGTATCGATAAAGCAGAAAAAAACTAAAATAGTCCTTCATACACTTTGGCTTTCTTTGTCGTTAACAGAAAAGGACGGCCAAAGGAATTGGTGAGTGAGGCATCGGGATCGACTCCTGCCGCTTTGTAAATGGTAGCGACAAGATCCCGAACATGAAGTGCTTCATTTGGTTTTACTGGTTTGGATCCGGTTTCATCGGTTTCTCCCAAAACATATCCTTTATCAAATGGGCCTCCACCAAGTAAAGTTGACCAAACTTTGGGATGGTGGTCACGACCATCTCTTGATCCCACATCAGGGGTTCTGCCAAATTCACTAGTAAGAACAAATAACGTTTGTTTGATGAGACCAGTATGATTTAAATCCTCTAACAAAGCCGCAATTCCCATATCGGTTTCTTTCATAATTTTTGTAATTTGTGCTTTGTTGCCGGTATGAGTGTCCCATCCTCCAATCGAAATATGAATGAATGGAACTTCCTGGGCTGCGAGTCGTTTGGCAAGTAACATCGCCTTTCCCTGCCAAGTGGTTCCGTAACGTGCTTTTGTTTTTTCATCTTCCAAACTGATTCGAAAACTATCTATGTTTTTGGAATTTCGAAATTCTTCCGCTGCTACAAGCATATTCTTCCAATGTTTGGATTCACTTGTCGGATAGGTTTTTGCAAATTCCTCGTTCATAAAAGAAACCAAATCTTTTCTTCGAAGGATTCGATCATCAGCAAATTTTCCATAGGATGGATTTAAGTGTTGGATGGGTTCATCCACATTTCCAATGTGATAACCTGAATAATCGATTCCAAGGAACCCAGAGTTTCCATTTTTTCCACCACGACCGCCAATCGACACATAACTGGGGAAATACGAAGATTTGAGTTTTGATTTTTTGGCATAAGCAATCACGGCACCGAAATGGGGGATGTCGGGAAATCCCATAGCTTCTGTCATTCGGTATCCAGTACTGAGTAACATCTGTGCAAAACCATGATCCCCTTCTTCACTCCAAGTGGAACGAACGATTCCAATCGAATGCAGTTGTTTGGCGGTAAGAGAAAAAGGTTCTAAAACAGAAAGCCCCGAGATACTGGAACTGACTTTTCCAAAAGCACTGTTTGGTTTGGGATCAAGAGTGTCTACATGGCTCATCCCTCCCATCATTTCAATAAAGATGACTGACTTTACCTTGGAAGGAAGAACAATGGACTCCTCTTCTTCATCGGCAAACAAACTACTGGAAGAATTGGCAGAAAACAAAAAGGGACTCAGTCCCAAACTGAGAATTGATTTTTTTAAAAATTCTTTGCGATCCATTATAATTCCTTAGTTGATATGTTGGAACTCTTGGCTATTGATGAGAGCCCAGAGAATGTCTTGGAGTAAATCTTTGTCAAAAGTAGTATCTGGTTTTGACAGAAGTGTTTTTATTTTTTCTTTTTCTTTTAAGTTTGGTTCGCGACCTAAAAGTCGGAAGTAAAGGTTGGTGATGACTGCATTCATTGATTTTACTTGATCAAATTCGCCTTTCACAAGAGAATCTTTGTTCCCAAAATCCCATACCAGTTTTCCCACAACACGACCATTCATTAGTGTTAACATTTGTTCAATGGTAAGTTCTTCCACATCATCTGAAATATCCACACGGGGGCCAGATCCAAAGACTGATAACATCGTGTGATAGGGTGCAGGCCTTTCCACTTCCACAGCATTAGTGAATTCTTTTAAGTTGTCTTGAGGGAATCGAACAGAACCTGTACCAGTCAAATCATAAGGTTTTTTATCCATAAGGCCCGTGATCCAAGATAAATTCCTTTCGCGGATATTACTGATTTTTTGTGAATCGGAAACTCGGATGAGAGAGTTCAAAAGTTGGTCACTGTCTAATCGTTTGGGAGAAAAATACCGAATGGGATCTTGGTCACTTGGGTTATTTGTCAGCGAACGATTGTAAGCGCTGGATGTGACAATGTATAAAATGAGTTCTTTTAGTTTTAAGCTGTTGGTTAAAAAATAAGAATCGAGGTGGTTTAAAATCTCTTCACCCGTAACAACTGTGTCTTCATTCCAATCGTCGAGTGGTGTGAAAAAACTCCAACCCATAAGTTCTGTCCATACTCGGTTGATGATGACTTTACGGAACCGGTCATTGGATTTGTTTGTCAACCAATCAGCAAAGGCCTTTCTACGATCTTCACCGAGTTTGAGTTTGGCTTCTTTTCCATCCAAAAATTTTGGTCGAACCAAATCTCCACCTGGAGCATCATCTGTATGAGGAAACCGAAGTCCGAGTTTCGGTTGGTAATAAAGTGTGGCATACTCTACTTCATGTTTCTTTTGGTAGTCTTTTCGTTGTTCGTCGCTCCATTTGTTCCAATTGTCTCGATTCCAATCATTGTTTTTATCTTGGAGATTTTTTTGGTCTTCCATGGGAAGATGGACTTCTAATTCTCTCGGAACATAACTAAACGATTTTCCATACCGATCGGCTTCCCAAGTTCCATCCCGAAAGAATTGTTGGCTAAAAAAAGCAGCCAAAGCATAATAATCCCTTCTTGTAAAATCAGAAATATAAGGATGGTCATGGCACCTAGCACAAGCCACTCGTTTTGCATAAAATAACCTTCCAACATACTCTGCAGTTTGTAAAGGATCGGCCCCGTCCCGAATGTAGAACATGGTAGCCGGTGATTCTTTTACATTGCCAGTAGAGGTTAACATCTCTTGCACCAATTGGTCATAAGGTTTATTTTTATGAATCGATTGGGCTACATATTGAAAGAAAGCCCCTGTGGGAATTTTACGCCCTTTGGATTTGTCACGAAACATGGATGTAAATTTAGTTCCCCAATATTCGGCAAACTCAGGTTGTTTTAAAAAACTAACAGCAAACGATTCTAAACTTTGGTCGGGAGTTAAGGCATCTAATTCTTTCCATTCGCTCACACTGGGAATCACCCCGCGGAGTTGGAGGGAAAGCCTTCGAAAGGTAATTTTTTTGTCCGCCTTAACTGTATTAGGTGAAAGTTTTAAGTATAAACTATCTAATGGATGAACCGCATTCTGTTTTGACCGCGACTGAATGTAACCAAAAGAGAAAATAACAAGGAGGAAAGACAGGATTAAGAAACGAAAATTGCCAAATGGTTTTAGTACCAATCTCATATTCCAAGAATTCTAGGATGGATTTTGGGAATTGAAAATATTTTTCTTGCAAAAGTCAATTTTTTGCGGATAAACCTTGGTTGCGATGGCAGAAGAAAAAATCTATGAAATGCTTTGGGACTGCGAGTTTTGCGGTTCTAAAAAGTTACTCGGTAAAACACATAGGCATTGTCCGAACTGCGGTGCCACACAAGATCCAGGCCGTAGATACTTTCCAAACGAAGCAGACAAAGTTGCTGTCCAAGATCATATTTATTATGGCGCAGATAAAACCTGTCCTTTCTGCCAAACTGCCAATGGTGCCAAAGCCACGTTTTGTGGAAACTGCGGTGGTTCTCTCGATGGCGCTCAAACTGTCAAACTTCGTTCCGACCAAGATGGGCTCACTGAAGACTCAGTGCAAAAAGCAAAAGAAGATTTAGCATTTGAAAATTCAGAATTCATCAAACCACATCCCAAAACTCCGAAATGGGTGTTATGGTTACTGGGAACCATTGTTTTCGGTGGGATTGGATTTGTTTGCCTTGGTGTGTTATGGACTGAAAAAGTAGAATTACAAATCACTCACCATGAATGGTCTCGTACCATTGCCATTGACCAATTCAAACCTGTATCAGAATCCGAATGGTGTGATTCTATGCCAATGGGTGCGTACAGTGTGTCCAGAAGCCGTCAGATCAGAAGTTATGACAGTATTCCTGATGGAGAAGATTGCCGTACAGTTCGTTCGGATCGTGGAGACGGAACTTTTTCTGAAAGTGAAAGTTGTACAACGAAATACAGAAAAGAACCTGTTTATGATGACCATTGTAGTTACCGAATTGATAAATGGGCCTTTGATCGCAACGCTGTGGCCAAAGGATTTGGAACCACACAAGAACCCTATTGGCCCACTCCGCAAATTCGCGAATGTTCCAGTACAAGTATTGGTTGTGAAAGGTTAGGCACAAAAGAAGAAAAGTATTTAGTCCATTTCACTGAATCCAGTGGTGAAACCAAAGGTGAAAAACATGACTGCGAATTTGACCAAACAAAATGGAAATCACTTCCTGCCAAAGCCATCTACCAATCAGAAAAAAGTGTCATCTTCAATTACATCACTTGTGACACCATACAAACATTAGAAGGAAACGTAACAGAGGAATAAAATGGATCAAACTTGGTTAAAAACCACATTAGAACGATTTAAGAACGAACAAGATCCCATCCGTAAGTTCTTAAAAGAAACCAAACTATTTGAAGAAGCTCTGGCCAACCAAGAGTTTGAAAAAACGGATCTTCTGGTTCGTAAGGAACTAGGAGCGTTACTTTCTACCTTTAAAGAAAGTTTTCGTAAACTAGAAGAAGGTTTTGTGGCGAAAGCTCAAATCCAAAACATCGGGAAAACAAATCCAGCCACAACTTTATTAGACCGAATCATCATGAAGGTAAGTTCAGCAGGTTATGGAATGAATGGACTTGGCACCGGTGTCAAAGCCACATCGGCAGAAATAGAAAAACTATTAAACCATGACTTTTCTATGTTGGAAAAAGCAGGTGTTTTACAAAAAGAAATTTTGGAAACATTACCAACCGCTTTTGCCACCAATCCAGAAGCAGCCATTGAATCGACTAACAAACTTTTGTTAGACTTCGAAACTCAATTTGAATCAAGAAACTCAATCTTTTTAAAATAACAGGATAAGGAAATAAAACATGGCACTAATAGATAGAATTAAATTTGAAGGTAGTCCCAACGAAATCGTTTGGAAGTATCCATCTGATGAAATCAGTACCGCAGGCCAACTCGTTGTCGACGAAAACCAAGAAGCCATCTTTTTTAAAGAAGGAAAAGCCTTGGATACTTTTGGGCCAGGAACTCATACCTTAAAAACAGGAAACATTCCCATCCTCGAAGCACTCGTCAATCTTCCGTTTGGTGGAAAAACTCCATTCACTGCAGAAGTATATTATGTAAACAAAGCCATTTTTGCAATGAAATGGGGAACAAACACCCCAATTCCATTGGAAGATCCTAAATACAAAATTGTATTAAACATTCGTGCTTTTGGGGATTACAAATTCCGAATCAAAGATTCGAGATCCTTTTTACTCAATGTAGTGAAAGGTGGAAACAGAACCACGAACGAATCCATAGATGAATTTCTAAAACCAAACATTGTCCGCGGTATCGGCGATTTTATTGCAGAAGTGATCTTAAACAACAACACCTCTGTAGTTGAAATTAACAAATATAGAGATGAAAGTTCTACCGCTGGAAAGGTCAAACTTGCTCCTGAATTTGAAAAATATGGAATCGACTTAACAGAGTTTAACGTATCTTCGGTGAACTTTGATCAAAACGATCCCAACTACCAAAGAATCCAAAAAATCATCACCGACAAATTTGAAATCGATATGCTCGGGGATAAATACCAACAAAAGAAAATGTTCGATATTGGACAAGCGG is a window of Leptospira kanakyensis DNA encoding:
- the gmd gene encoding GDP-mannose 4,6-dehydratase codes for the protein MKKALITGITGQDGSYLAELLLQKGYEVHGIVRRTSLFNRNRIEHLHGNQNLHLHYGDMTDSSNLNRILEKIQPSEIYNLAAQSHVQVSFEVPEYTAEVDAVGTLRILDAIKQTGIKSRFYQASTSELYGLVQEVPQTEKTPFYPRSPYAVAKLYAYWAVVNYREAYGLHASNGILFNHESPRRGETFVTRKITLGVSAVKAGKLPFITMGNIDSKRDWGYAPDYVEMMWMMLQQDKADDYVVATNETHTVREFIEESYKIAGYEVVWEGKEDKEVGKDKKSGQVLVKIDPKYYRPTEVELLIGNPEKAKRQLGWEPKVKFKELVQIMMKADLKDQGF
- a CDS encoding porin: MLHKIRNPFPLASLFWCVYSFPLAMVAEEKQEPKVETSASQANPPATTQTPVVTAPAQSTQAVTTPENKSNWETGLGKGIKATSNDGKHNIQLRFRSQVQGNQSFQLDPSQDTTNFLVRRTRLQLKAGLFNDTWLVNLQMGFAERDMESQRRNTLRDANIVYNQYRDVKVAFGQMKVPFSRQRWNSSGALQTVDRSSVTAEFNLDRDVGTYLFSEDLFGNKRMFAYYLGVFGGQGRNRVERQTPGVLTVARFIFSPFGGMSKSGSDNDWLSEGDFARYKEPKLSIGVSGAYNKNSDRSLSTHGTEYTFAKFNYSHAAGDIYFKWMGFSFQYEWLWRRANTAYVERTVSSALSREYSRSGQGHFVQLGYLFTNNYELSFRFGEFRPLGETDPSLKYSREVGGALSYYFAEHNLKWQTDYFYYTGTPTAAEGDHVVRTQIQVFY
- a CDS encoding DUF1501 domain-containing protein, with protein sequence MDRKEFLKKSILSLGLSPFLFSANSSSSLFADEEEESIVLPSKVKSVIFIEMMGGMSHVDTLDPKPNSAFGKVSSSISGLSVLEPFSLTAKQLHSIGIVRSTWSEEGDHGFAQMLLSTGYRMTEAMGFPDIPHFGAVIAYAKKSKLKSSYFPSYVSIGGRGGKNGNSGFLGIDYSGYHIGNVDEPIQHLNPSYGKFADDRILRRKDLVSFMNEEFAKTYPTSESKHWKNMLVAAEEFRNSKNIDSFRISLEDEKTKARYGTTWQGKAMLLAKRLAAQEVPFIHISIGGWDTHTGNKAQITKIMKETDMGIAALLEDLNHTGLIKQTLFVLTSEFGRTPDVGSRDGRDHHPKVWSTLLGGGPFDKGYVLGETDETGSKPVKPNEALHVRDLVATIYKAAGVDPDASLTNSFGRPFLLTTKKAKVYEGLF
- a CDS encoding DUF1553 domain-containing protein, whose amino-acid sequence is MRLVLKPFGNFRFLILSFLLVIFSFGYIQSRSKQNAVHPLDSLYLKLSPNTVKADKKITFRRLSLQLRGVIPSVSEWKELDALTPDQSLESFAVSFLKQPEFAEYWGTKFTSMFRDKSKGRKIPTGAFFQYVAQSIHKNKPYDQLVQEMLTSTGNVKESPATMFYIRDGADPLQTAEYVGRLFYAKRVACARCHDHPYISDFTRRDYYALAAFFSQQFFRDGTWEADRYGKSFSYVPRELEVHLPMEDQKNLQDKNNDWNRDNWNKWSDEQRKDYQKKHEVEYATLYYQPKLGLRFPHTDDAPGGDLVRPKFLDGKEAKLKLGEDRRKAFADWLTNKSNDRFRKVIINRVWTELMGWSFFTPLDDWNEDTVVTGEEILNHLDSYFLTNSLKLKELILYIVTSSAYNRSLTNNPSDQDPIRYFSPKRLDSDQLLNSLIRVSDSQKISNIRERNLSWITGLMDKKPYDLTGTGSVRFPQDNLKEFTNAVEVERPAPYHTMLSVFGSGPRVDISDDVEELTIEQMLTLMNGRVVGKLVWDFGNKDSLVKGEFDQVKSMNAVITNLYFRLLGREPNLKEKEKIKTLLSKPDTTFDKDLLQDILWALINSQEFQHIN
- a CDS encoding zinc ribbon domain-containing protein → MVAMAEEKIYEMLWDCEFCGSKKLLGKTHRHCPNCGATQDPGRRYFPNEADKVAVQDHIYYGADKTCPFCQTANGAKATFCGNCGGSLDGAQTVKLRSDQDGLTEDSVQKAKEDLAFENSEFIKPHPKTPKWVLWLLGTIVFGGIGFVCLGVLWTEKVELQITHHEWSRTIAIDQFKPVSESEWCDSMPMGAYSVSRSRQIRSYDSIPDGEDCRTVRSDRGDGTFSESESCTTKYRKEPVYDDHCSYRIDKWAFDRNAVAKGFGTTQEPYWPTPQIRECSSTSIGCERLGTKEEKYLVHFTESSGETKGEKHDCEFDQTKWKSLPAKAIYQSEKSVIFNYITCDTIQTLEGNVTEE
- a CDS encoding LIMLP_15305 family protein — encoded protein: MDQTWLKTTLERFKNEQDPIRKFLKETKLFEEALANQEFEKTDLLVRKELGALLSTFKESFRKLEEGFVAKAQIQNIGKTNPATTLLDRIIMKVSSAGYGMNGLGTGVKATSAEIEKLLNHDFSMLEKAGVLQKEILETLPTAFATNPEAAIESTNKLLLDFETQFESRNSIFLK
- a CDS encoding SPFH domain-containing protein, translating into MALIDRIKFEGSPNEIVWKYPSDEISTAGQLVVDENQEAIFFKEGKALDTFGPGTHTLKTGNIPILEALVNLPFGGKTPFTAEVYYVNKAIFAMKWGTNTPIPLEDPKYKIVLNIRAFGDYKFRIKDSRSFLLNVVKGGNRTTNESIDEFLKPNIVRGIGDFIAEVILNNNTSVVEINKYRDESSTAGKVKLAPEFEKYGIDLTEFNVSSVNFDQNDPNYQRIQKIITDKFEIDMLGDKYQQKKMFDIGQAAAENEGQGGGAMGAGMGMGMGMNMGQMMGNMMNQGGGQGGGTAPAGNDPAARIAKLKGLLDQGLINAEEFEAKKKEILSSL